One Denticeps clupeoides chromosome 3, fDenClu1.1, whole genome shotgun sequence DNA window includes the following coding sequences:
- the barhl1b gene encoding barH-like homeobox 1b: MEASSNGSSFGIDSLLSRRPGSPVPSRGDSVAGECRSPLEFSPRSDLESACSSPPSPRRECADEAAPRAGLPPHLQAGQPRTVTSSFLIRDILADCKPLAACAPYSSNGQPTQEPGRLASKIADEIFIDKIHSNSSSDSEYKVKEEGDREISSSRDSPQVRLKKPRKARTAFTDHQLAQLERSFERQKYLSVQDRMELAASLNLTDTQVKTWYQNRRTKWKRQTAVGLELLAEAGNYSALQRMFPSPYFYPQSLVSNLDPGAALYLYRGPSAPPPALQRPLVPRILLHGLQGGSEPPPPLPPLSGVLPRTTQPR; the protein is encoded by the exons ATGGAGGCGTCCAGCAACGGCTCCAGCTTCGGGATCGACTCCCTGCTCTCCCGCCGGCCCGGAAGCCCGGTCCCCTCCAGAGGGGACAGCGTGGCGGGGGAATGCCGCTCCCCGCTGGAGTTCAGCCCGCGCTCCGACCTGGAGAGCGCCTGCTCCTCCCCGCCCTCGCCGCGGCGGGAGTGCGCCGACGAGGCCGCCCCGAGGGCCGGCCTGCCGCCGCACCTCCAGGCCGGCCAGCCGCGCACCGTCACCTCGTCCTTCCTGATCCGCGACATCCTGGCCGACTGCAAGCCGCTGGCGGCGTGCGCGCCCTACTCCAGCAACGGGCAGCCCACGCAGGAGCCGGGCAGGCTGGCGTCCAAGATCGCCGACGAGATCTTCATCGACAAGATCCACAGCAACTCGTCCTCGGACAGCGAGTACAaag TGAAGGAAGAGGGGGACCGGGAGATCTCCAGCAGCCGGGACAGCCCGCAGGTGCGGCTGAAGAAGCCCCGGAAAGCCCGCACCGCCTTCACCGACCACCAGCTCGCCCAGCTGGAGCGCAGCTTCGAGCGCCAGAAGTACCTGAGCGTGCAGGACCGCATGGAGCTGGCGGCGTCGCTCAACCTCACCGACACGCAGGTCAAGACGTGGTACCAGAACCGCAG GACGAAATGGAAACGACAGACGGCCGTCGGACTCGAACTCCTGGCGGAAGCCGGAAACTATTCCGCCCTGCAGCGGATGTTCCCGTCGCCCTACTTTTACCCCCAGAGCCTGGTGTCCAACCTGGACCCCGGGGCGGCGCTGTACCTGTACCGGGGCCCCTCGGCCCCGCCGCCGGCCCTGCAGCGGCCGCTGGTGCCCCGGATCCTCCTTCACGGCCTGCAGGGGGGCAGCGaaccccccccgcccctcccgcCGCTGTCCGGGGTGCTGCCGCGGACCACGCAGCCTCGATGA
- the gtf3c4 gene encoding general transcription factor 3C polypeptide 4, which translates to MWLPKKRFFFVLRAMCPSQAAVGADRLLFVMKMAASGPTCAAGETEPEPEPEPAPGSEQETDPWSVLDPVVKREPAVKLLSPVSGPEPLAWSADHRLAVGTTTGLSVLELVCDVQVQSAGIMLHRTSIPLPGDVYKLKVGSEQEVARAKRKFSSSPDPTVNQLFRMDKVMNPDASCPRGLKYASWSPLGCDLHGRCVLAALTLDGRLMIHSSRKRLQWTPEADLTQLYGDMLKSRGYSPSPQGTVDSPRASLDDLDELRRRYYMQTPVRMEWSGVCSTQRVQTNNTCKDEGTVLLAVLMENGDVVVWQFRLPLQGKDSVISCNTIASGVALPSVLSWWEYEQGGRKMSGLIIGSTAGTVKILPVNLKAVKGYFTLRQPVVLWQEVDKIPVAGVKCVTLFHPHQKCNCSLVVAARGSYIFWCLLVITKAGLNVHNSHVTSLHNTPIISMSACRHGGTIFTCSLDGHVKKLTPKFTDVAVEFKQEELALPEGVAGCRVHGMSVSASGAYMALLTTEGMINGHHPVGRHYQVQFVTLKTPYAAAMQILESGVPNLFQQWDLLDLLRWKVLMDKRIPFFLHDELDDKLHSAGSTYLWRFKLFLCRVLYQSLQKAPSEARWKPSSEESKRLLLDDDETEAGQGDETRADGGDCEAVESSGPSIEEQMNEVLGLMEAAESHLTREHMKQVLGEVYLHTLITENTSIPTRGLCDFLSSDATSEDRAAKVLIGHIFKKMNKQTFPEYCSLCREVLPFTDRKQATCTNRHIWLRCVLSYQACQSMTYKRCLQQDSIARLPGAEDPEWIQRILQGPCPFCDAPFI; encoded by the exons ATGTGGTTACCgaaaaagcgttttttttttgtcctgcgtGCGATGTGTCCATCTCAAGCCGCCGTAGGAGCGGACCGTTTATTATTCGTAATGAAAATGGCGGCCTCTGGTCCGACGTGCGCCGCGGGGGAGACGGAGCCCGAGCCCGAGCCCGAGCCGGCTCCAGGCTCGGAGCAGGAGACCGACCCCTGGTCGGTGCTTGATCCGGTGGTGAAGCGGGAGCCCGCCGTGAAGCTGCTGAGTCCCGTCAGCGGCCCGGAGCCCCTCGCCTGGTCCGCAGACCACCGGCTCGCGGTGGGAACCACCACCGGCTTGTCTGTGCTGGAGCTGGTGTGCGACGTCCAGGTCCAGAGCGCCGGGATCATGCTGCACCGCACCTCGATTCCTCTTCCGGGGGACGTGTACAAACTCAAG GTGGGTTCAGAGCAGGAAGTGGCCAGGGCAAAACGCAAGTTCTCCTCAAGCCCGGACCCTACAGTTAACCAGCTCTTCAGGATGGACAAGGTCATGAACCCCGACGCGAGTTGCCCGCGGGGGCTGAAATACGCGAGCTGGTCCCCCCTGGGCTGCGACCTTCACGGCCGCTGCGTGCTCGCCGCCCTGACGTTGGACGGCCGGCTCATGATCCACAGCAGTCGGAAGCGCTTGCAGTGGACACCGGAGGCCGACCTGACGCAACTGTATGGGGACATGTTGAAGTCCAGGGGCTATTCGCCCTCGCCGCAGGGCACCGTGGACTCGCCACGCGCCTCGCTGGACGACCTGGACGAGCTGAGGCGTCGGTACTACATGCAGACGCCGGTGAGGATGGAGTGGTCCGGCGTGTGCTCCACGCAGCGCGTTCAGACCAACAACACGTGCAAGGATGAGGGGACCGTGCTGCTGGCCGTGCTGATGGAGAACGGGGACGTGGTGGTGTGGCAGTTCCGCCTGCCGCTGCAGGGTAAGGACTCGGTGATCTCTTGCAACACCATTGCCTCAGGAGTGGCGTTGCCAAGCGTGCTGTCGTGGTGGGAGTATGAGCAGGGGGGCCGCAAGATGAGCGGCCTCATCATCGGCAGCACTGCCGGAACGGTGAAGATCCTTCCGGTCAACCTGAAAGCAGTGAAGGGCTACTTCACCCTGCGGCAGCCAGTGGTGCtctggcaggaagtggacaagATCCCGGTGGCCGGCGTTAAGTGTGTGACGCTGTTCCACCCCCACCAGAAATGTAACTGCAGCTTGGTGGTGGCGGCACGGGGATCGTACATCTTTTGGTGCCTGCTGGTCATAACGAAGGCGGGGCTGAACGTGCACAATTCACACGTGACCAGCCTCCATAACACACCCATCATATCCATGAGCGCCTGTCGCCATGGCGGCACCATCTTCACCTGCTCGCTGGACGGTCATGTGAAGAAGCTGACGCCGAAGTTCACCGACGTCGCTGTGGAGTTTAAACAGGAGGAGCTCGCGTTGCCTGAGGGTGTCGCTGGGTGTCGGGTGCACGGCATGAGTGTAAGTGCCAGTGGAGCGTACATGGCTCTGCTCACCACAGAAGGCATGATCAACGGGCACCATCCGGTTGGCCGCCATTACCAG GTGCAGTTTGTCACCCTGAAGACCCCATACGCCGCTGCCATGCAGATCCTGGAGTCTGGAGTGCCGAACCTCTTCCAGCAGTGGGACCTGCTGGACCTTCTACGCTGGAAAGTTCTGATGGACAAGCGCATACCGTTCTTCCTGCATGACGAGCTGGACGACAAGCTGCACTCCGCTGGTTCCACCTACCTCTGGCGCTTCAAGCTCTTCCTCTGTCGTGTGCTGTACCAGTCACTGCAGAAGGCCCCATCAGAGGCCCGCTGGAAGCCCAGCAGCGAGGAGAGCAAAAGGCTGTTGCTGGATGACGATGAGACTGAAGCGGGGCAGGGGGACGAGACACGGGCCGATGGGGGTGACTGTGAGGCTGTAGAAAGTTCCGGGCCGTCAATAGAAGAGCAGATGAACGAGGTGCTGGGATTGATGGAGGCAGCGGAATCGCATCTGACACGTGAGCACATGAAGCAAGTGCTGGGGGAGGTGTACCTGCACACCCTCATCACCGAGAACACCAGCATACCCACCCGCGGCCTCTGCGACTTCCTCTCGAGCGACGCCACCAGCGAGGACCGCGCCGCCAAG gtgCTGATTGGCcacatttttaagaaaatgaaCAAGCAGACCTTTCCAGAGTACTGCAGTCTGTGCCGAGAGGTTTTGCCTTTTACAGACCGCAAGCAGGCCACTTGCACCAACCGACACATATGGCTGAG GTGTGTGTTGTCCTATCAGGCATGTCAGTCTATGACGTACAAACGCTGTCTGCAGCAGGACAGTATAGCACGGCTGCCAGGAGCTGAGG ATCCAGAGTGGATCCAGAGGATTCTGCAGGGCCCGTGTCCGTTCTGCGACGCCCCTTTTATCTGA